Proteins encoded in a region of the Paenibacillus wynnii genome:
- a CDS encoding manganese efflux pump MntP family protein, protein MGVVEVYAGSGQIITIAIMAVALGLDAFSLGVGIGMKGIRLLHVLQLSLFVAFFHVLMPLFGLVTGDYVGQLLGQVTQYAAGGLLLLLGGHMIFNSFRPGDSGGLQAVDHRSLWGMLLISLSVSVDSFSVGVSLGMFVQHILLTVLTFGACGGLMSMVGLLLGRRVSRGLGDYGEAIGGAILLGFGLLFIF, encoded by the coding sequence ATGGGTGTGGTGGAAGTATATGCCGGGTCGGGGCAGATCATAACAATTGCTATTATGGCGGTTGCTCTGGGGCTGGACGCTTTTTCGCTGGGCGTTGGTATCGGGATGAAGGGCATCCGTCTTCTGCATGTGCTGCAATTGAGCCTGTTCGTTGCCTTTTTTCACGTATTAATGCCTCTTTTTGGGTTGGTTACGGGGGATTACGTAGGACAATTATTGGGACAGGTAACACAATATGCAGCTGGAGGGCTCTTGCTTTTACTTGGAGGGCATATGATATTTAATTCCTTTCGTCCCGGTGACTCGGGGGGTCTGCAGGCTGTGGATCACCGCTCGCTTTGGGGGATGCTTCTGATTTCACTGAGTGTTAGTGTGGATTCCTTTTCCGTGGGGGTGTCATTGGGGATGTTCGTACAACATATCCTTTTGACAGTGCTGACCTTTGGGGCCTGCGGGGGATTGATGTCTATGGTGGGCTTGCTACTGGGGCGGCGTGTCAGTCGGGGTCTTGGAGATTATGGAGAAGCGATCGGCGGAGCGATCCTGCTGGGGTTTGGTTTGCTGTTCATCTTTTGA
- a CDS encoding low molecular weight protein arginine phosphatase has protein sequence MLHILFVCTGNTCRSPMAEGLLRKLARERGVDLEVRSAGVSAITGTSVSRHAAAILRDEGINDVSTSSQLSEALVSWADLVLTLTGGHKRHVLQHFPGTVSKTHTLKEYVGDEDVVGKDLQELDSLYAQAELEISLGGDPDPVDLQRIIEIRQRIPSFDISDPFGGSLDDYEITAAEIRTALHQLLDKLEVPRL, from the coding sequence ATGCTGCATATTTTATTCGTCTGCACCGGGAATACTTGCCGTAGTCCTATGGCTGAAGGCCTGTTGCGCAAACTCGCGCGGGAGCGGGGGGTTGACCTGGAAGTGCGGTCTGCGGGTGTATCCGCCATTACAGGAACCTCCGTTTCCAGACATGCCGCTGCTATATTGCGTGATGAAGGAATTAATGACGTTTCAACGTCTTCGCAGCTCAGCGAAGCTTTGGTCTCATGGGCTGATCTGGTGCTTACGCTTACCGGTGGACATAAACGGCATGTGCTACAGCATTTTCCCGGTACAGTATCCAAGACGCATACATTGAAGGAATATGTTGGAGATGAAGATGTCGTGGGCAAAGACCTACAGGAGCTGGATAGCTTGTATGCTCAAGCTGAACTGGAGATCTCATTGGGCGGTGATCCGGACCCGGTTGATTTACAGCGAATTATTGAAATACGTCAGCGGATACCGAGCTTTGATATCTCGGACCCTTTTGGCGGCTCGCTTGATGATTATGAGATCACTGCTGCTGAGATTCGTACAGCGCTGCATCAGTTGCTCGATAAGCTGGAAGTCCCGCGTTTATAA
- a CDS encoding TIGR01440 family protein, with protein sequence MNEVVRKELSLFEETLSVLRELAAVGKLGHGKVVVVGVSTSEVAGVRIGTGGALEVAEQLLKGVRQASEEFGFHPVYQCCEHLNRALVMERSLLVSLGLNEVTAVPIPGAGGSMAAAAYSSMDDPVLAETVQAHAGVDIGETLIGMHLRRVAVPFRPSLRYIGEARVNAAWSRPPLVGGERAVYRIPNESDSQLCD encoded by the coding sequence ATGAATGAAGTCGTAAGGAAAGAATTGTCACTGTTTGAGGAAACCCTCTCTGTACTTAGAGAGCTAGCAGCTGTTGGGAAATTAGGTCATGGTAAGGTTGTTGTCGTCGGTGTGAGTACCAGTGAGGTCGCAGGTGTCCGTATTGGCACGGGCGGTGCACTCGAGGTGGCGGAGCAGTTGCTTAAGGGTGTGCGTCAGGCTTCGGAGGAATTTGGCTTTCATCCGGTATACCAGTGCTGTGAGCATTTGAACCGCGCACTCGTGATGGAACGTTCCTTGCTTGTCTCGCTCGGATTAAATGAAGTAACAGCCGTTCCCATACCTGGGGCAGGAGGTTCAATGGCTGCAGCAGCTTATAGTTCCATGGATGATCCGGTGCTTGCAGAAACGGTACAAGCCCATGCAGGAGTAGATATCGGTGAGACACTGATCGGTATGCATCTACGCCGAGTGGCAGTGCCCTTTAGACCCTCTTTGCGTTATATAGGAGAGGCGCGAGTGAATGCTGCTTGGAGCAGACCCCCGCTGGTTGGCGGAGAACGGGCTGTTTACCGCATCCCCAATGAAAGTGATTCGCAGCTTTGCGATTGA
- the glyA gene encoding serine hydroxymethyltransferase, with amino-acid sequence MMEQLRKSDPAVLEAMGLELKRQRANIELIASENIVSEAVIEAMGSVLTNKYAEGYPGKRYYGGCEDVDIVENLARDRAKELFGAEHANVQPHSGAQANMAVYLAALNPGDTVLGMNLAHGGHLTHGSPVNASGLLYNFVAYGVQEDTFLIDYNEVRKLAFKHRPRMIVAGASAYPRTIDFEAMASIANDVGALLFVDMAHIAGLVAAGLHPSPIPHAHFVTTTTHKTLRGPRGGLILCKQAWAAAIDKAVFPGSQGGPLMHVIASKAVALGEALQPSFKIYAQNVVNNAKVLADTLVNEGVNIVSGGTDNHLMLLDTRNLNITGKDAEKVLDSIGITVNKNAIPFDPTSPFVTSGIRIGTPAVTSRGMDEQAMVEIGVIIAKVLKQPKDEATLAEAARNVAKITERFPIYPNLQY; translated from the coding sequence ATCATGGAACAATTGCGTAAGAGTGACCCGGCAGTATTGGAAGCAATGGGATTGGAACTGAAGCGTCAGCGTGCGAACATTGAGCTTATTGCCTCGGAGAATATCGTTAGTGAAGCGGTAATCGAAGCGATGGGATCTGTCCTCACGAACAAATATGCGGAAGGATACCCAGGTAAACGTTACTATGGCGGATGTGAAGATGTAGATATCGTTGAGAATCTTGCTCGTGATCGTGCCAAAGAATTGTTTGGTGCAGAACATGCCAATGTGCAGCCGCACTCCGGTGCGCAGGCGAATATGGCGGTATATCTCGCGGCCCTTAACCCTGGAGATACTGTACTGGGTATGAACCTGGCTCATGGCGGTCATTTAACACATGGCAGCCCTGTGAATGCTTCTGGCTTGCTTTATAACTTCGTAGCTTACGGAGTGCAGGAAGATACATTCCTTATTGATTATAATGAAGTTCGCAAATTAGCCTTCAAGCATCGTCCCCGTATGATTGTTGCTGGAGCAAGTGCATATCCGCGTACGATTGATTTTGAAGCTATGGCGTCTATTGCCAATGATGTTGGGGCGCTACTCTTTGTCGACATGGCGCATATTGCGGGTCTGGTAGCCGCAGGTCTTCATCCGAGTCCGATTCCACATGCTCATTTTGTTACCACAACTACCCACAAAACTCTTCGCGGTCCACGCGGCGGTCTGATTCTGTGCAAGCAAGCATGGGCGGCGGCTATTGATAAAGCCGTATTCCCGGGCTCCCAAGGCGGTCCGTTGATGCATGTTATTGCTTCCAAGGCAGTAGCCTTGGGTGAAGCTTTGCAACCGTCATTCAAAATCTACGCTCAGAATGTGGTGAATAATGCCAAAGTTTTGGCAGACACACTTGTAAATGAAGGTGTAAATATTGTTTCCGGAGGAACGGATAACCACCTAATGCTGCTGGATACTCGTAATCTCAACATTACAGGTAAAGATGCAGAGAAAGTATTAGATTCTATCGGAATTACTGTGAACAAAAACGCGATTCCTTTTGATCCTACAAGTCCGTTTGTAACTAGCGGTATTCGTATCGGTACACCTGCGGTTACTTCCCGAGGTATGGATGAGCAAGCCATGGTTGAAATCGGAGTGATCATTGCCAAAGTTCTGAAGCAACCTAAGGATGAAGCGACTCTGGCCGAAGCGGCTCGTAACGTTGCTAAGATTACTGAGAGATTCCCAATCTATCCTAATCTGCAATATTAA
- the upp gene encoding uracil phosphoribosyltransferase, which translates to MGKLVICDHPLIQHKLTFIRDVRTNTKEFREHVDEVATLMAYEITRNIPLETITVQTPVAETESKVISGRMLGLIPILRAGLGMLEGVLKLLPAAKVGHVGLFRDPDTLQPVEYYIKLPTDVQERELIVIDPMLATGGSAIAAITSLKNRGCTQIKMMNLIAAPEGVAAVQAAHPDVDIYVAALDDHLNEHGYIVPGLGDAGDRLYGTK; encoded by the coding sequence ATGGGAAAATTGGTGATTTGCGATCATCCTTTGATTCAGCACAAACTTACATTTATTCGCGATGTGCGAACCAACACGAAGGAGTTTAGGGAGCATGTCGATGAAGTTGCGACACTAATGGCTTATGAGATTACGCGTAATATTCCACTTGAGACGATTACGGTGCAAACACCTGTCGCTGAAACGGAAAGTAAGGTTATTTCAGGCAGAATGCTGGGTCTCATTCCTATTCTGCGCGCTGGATTAGGTATGTTGGAGGGCGTTCTCAAGCTGCTTCCGGCAGCAAAAGTAGGACATGTAGGATTGTTCCGTGATCCGGATACGCTTCAACCGGTAGAATACTACATAAAACTACCTACAGATGTACAAGAACGCGAATTGATTGTTATTGATCCGATGTTGGCTACAGGCGGCTCTGCCATTGCAGCTATTACATCCTTGAAGAACCGCGGCTGTACCCAGATTAAGATGATGAACCTGATTGCTGCGCCTGAAGGAGTTGCGGCTGTACAAGCTGCTCATCCAGATGTGGACATTTATGTAGCTGCCCTTGACGACCACCTGAATGAACACGGTTATATTGTTCCGGGACTAGGTGATGCAGGAGACCGTTTATACGGTACTAAGTAA
- the wecB gene encoding non-hydrolyzing UDP-N-acetylglucosamine 2-epimerase: MTKIKVMTIFGVRPEAIKMAPLVLELNKHSEHIESIVCVTAQHRELLDQVLEVFKITPDYDLDVMKNQQTLNEITIRVLEGLEPVLREVKPDLVLVHGDTLTTFLASYASFLQQIQVGHVEAGLRTWNKLSPYPEEMNRQLTGVLADLHFAPTDWSAGNLRQENKKESSIYITGNTVTDVFQYTVQSDYRHPVLDFASGKRLILMTAHRRESQGEPHRHIFRAVKRIADEFEDVAIVYPVHPSPAVKGPAHEILGGHPRIKLIDPLDVVDLHNFYPHTHLILTDSGGLQEEAPSFGVPVLVLRDTTERPEGIEAGTLELVGTDEEKVYQRTHALLTDNDLYQSMSRAANPYGDGKASERIVNAILHHFGVKEERPEEFHRMFTQNS; this comes from the coding sequence ATGACCAAAATTAAAGTGATGACAATTTTCGGCGTGCGCCCCGAGGCGATCAAAATGGCGCCGCTGGTCCTAGAGCTGAACAAGCATTCGGAGCATATAGAGTCAATTGTATGTGTAACAGCGCAGCATAGGGAACTTCTTGATCAAGTATTAGAAGTATTCAAAATTACGCCGGATTACGATCTGGACGTTATGAAGAATCAACAAACCTTGAATGAGATCACCATTCGTGTTCTAGAAGGGCTTGAGCCCGTGCTTCGGGAAGTAAAGCCTGACCTAGTATTAGTACACGGTGATACCCTGACCACATTCCTGGCCAGCTACGCTTCATTTCTTCAACAAATTCAGGTTGGGCATGTGGAAGCAGGTCTTCGGACCTGGAACAAGCTTTCCCCGTATCCAGAGGAAATGAACCGACAATTGACAGGGGTTTTGGCGGATTTACACTTTGCTCCAACCGATTGGTCAGCGGGTAATCTGAGACAAGAGAATAAAAAAGAGTCAAGTATTTATATCACAGGCAATACCGTGACCGATGTGTTTCAATATACCGTACAGTCGGACTACCGACATCCTGTATTGGATTTTGCATCAGGAAAAAGACTTATTTTGATGACGGCGCACCGCAGAGAATCACAAGGCGAACCGCACCGTCATATTTTCCGTGCTGTCAAAAGAATCGCTGATGAATTTGAAGATGTCGCTATCGTATATCCCGTGCATCCGAGTCCTGCAGTGAAGGGACCGGCACATGAGATTTTAGGCGGACATCCGAGAATTAAGCTGATTGATCCATTGGATGTCGTTGACCTGCACAATTTTTATCCGCATACCCACTTAATTCTTACCGATTCCGGCGGTTTGCAAGAAGAAGCGCCATCCTTTGGAGTGCCGGTGCTTGTACTGCGTGATACGACGGAACGCCCGGAAGGAATTGAGGCTGGAACACTCGAGCTAGTGGGAACGGACGAGGAGAAGGTGTATCAACGGACACATGCTCTATTGACTGATAACGATCTATATCAGTCCATGAGTCGGGCCGCCAACCCGTACGGAGATGGAAAAGCTTCGGAAAGAATTGTCAATGCGATTTTACACCATTTTGGTGTGAAAGAAGAGCGTCCAGAGGAATTTCACAGAATGTTCACACAAAATAGCTAA
- a CDS encoding AtpZ/AtpI family protein, which produces MNEPKENDSLVRTGLVIGSAGTLLAAYIIIGFFVARWLKDYLEGPSYWLAIGTITGMVLGIVNVVMLIKKFLGEQNG; this is translated from the coding sequence ATGAATGAACCGAAAGAGAATGACAGTCTTGTACGCACTGGACTTGTTATTGGCAGTGCAGGCACATTACTCGCCGCTTACATTATTATAGGTTTTTTTGTAGCGAGATGGCTGAAGGATTATCTTGAAGGACCCAGTTACTGGTTGGCTATAGGGACTATAACGGGAATGGTTCTTGGGATTGTTAACGTCGTCATGTTAATCAAAAAATTTTTGGGGGAGCAGAATGGATAA
- a CDS encoding ATP synthase subunit I — protein sequence MDNMTPMINVVTRITLVLMGGLLVGWVFHYDTRTITLGLTLGLMAGLANFRYLAMKIRLVTETAATNERKTFSLGFATRICFAILVTMFSIKMEHFSLGATIAGLFIPQLLALPAGIYLSMKNKL from the coding sequence ATGGATAATATGACTCCCATGATTAATGTTGTTACCAGAATAACTCTTGTTCTAATGGGGGGCTTGCTGGTGGGCTGGGTGTTTCATTATGATACCCGGACGATTACATTGGGTTTGACATTGGGTTTGATGGCAGGATTGGCTAACTTTCGTTATTTGGCAATGAAGATCCGCCTGGTAACGGAGACAGCAGCAACTAATGAACGTAAGACTTTCAGCCTCGGCTTTGCCACACGGATTTGTTTTGCAATTTTGGTCACGATGTTCTCGATCAAGATGGAGCATTTCTCGTTGGGAGCGACAATTGCCGGTCTGTTCATCCCCCAGCTTCTCGCTCTTCCTGCGGGGATATATCTGAGTATGAAGAATAAGCTTTAA
- the atpB gene encoding F0F1 ATP synthase subunit A produces MHDMPLIYLGGIPIDLSAVLMLVISSLVVFIMVMLSVRNLSVENPSKLQNFMEWVVEFVQGVIGSAMDLKKGKPYISLGLTLILFIFVSNLLGLPFSVVTEAHEPVTVFGHVIEATRNLAHGEHVELLWYKSPTADINVTAGLAIVVFVLMNYLGIKLNGKHYFKHYLEPFPVFLPLNIIENLAKPVALAIRLFANIFAGEVLITVILKLGIFSIPFLAVWQGFSIFVGALQAFIFTILTMVYIAQMTIHEEDAAH; encoded by the coding sequence ATGCATGATATGCCGTTAATTTATCTTGGAGGAATTCCTATAGACTTGTCTGCTGTACTGATGCTGGTGATCAGTTCATTAGTGGTTTTCATTATGGTGATGTTGTCGGTCCGCAATCTATCGGTCGAGAATCCGTCCAAGCTGCAGAATTTTATGGAGTGGGTTGTAGAATTTGTACAAGGTGTTATTGGCAGCGCTATGGACCTTAAGAAAGGGAAGCCTTACATATCTTTAGGGCTGACACTGATTCTGTTCATCTTTGTTTCCAATCTGCTCGGGTTGCCTTTCTCGGTCGTTACTGAAGCACATGAACCAGTTACAGTATTTGGGCACGTAATTGAGGCGACGAGAAACTTGGCCCACGGAGAGCACGTTGAGCTTCTGTGGTACAAGTCACCTACTGCCGACATTAACGTTACAGCAGGACTGGCCATTGTTGTGTTTGTATTAATGAATTATCTGGGCATCAAGCTTAATGGTAAACATTATTTCAAACACTATTTAGAGCCGTTTCCGGTCTTTCTGCCGCTCAATATTATTGAGAATCTGGCAAAACCGGTGGCACTGGCCATTCGTCTATTCGCTAACATTTTTGCAGGTGAAGTACTGATTACCGTTATCTTGAAACTGGGTATATTCAGTATTCCGTTTCTTGCAGTATGGCAGGGCTTCAGTATTTTTGTTGGAGCACTCCAAGCCTTCATCTTTACGATTCTGACGATGGTGTACATCGCACAGATGACGATTCACGAGGAAGACGCAGCACATTAA
- the atpE gene encoding F0F1 ATP synthase subunit C: MDYLAAAIAVGLGALGAGLGNGMIVSRTVESIARQPEARNALQTTMFIGVGIVEVIPLAATVIAFLIMFA; the protein is encoded by the coding sequence ATGGATTATTTAGCAGCAGCAATAGCAGTTGGTTTGGGCGCACTGGGTGCAGGTCTTGGTAACGGTATGATCGTTAGTAGAACAGTAGAATCCATCGCTCGTCAGCCGGAAGCTCGTAACGCTTTGCAGACAACAATGTTTATCGGTGTAGGTATCGTCGAAGTTATTCCTTTGGCAGCAACAGTTATTGCCTTCTTGATCATGTTCGCTTAG
- the atpF gene encoding F0F1 ATP synthase subunit B, whose amino-acid sequence MEIVWTNIIFSIAAFGILYFALNKFAFSKLFAVMETRRELVMQQLDEAAKTREQAVAYVEEQKKALNSARQEAQSIIQQSQITSNQQVDRILEQAKADASRVKDEAVRDIENEKTKAVEALRSEIGIASVRIASKLLQKEVSVNAEQEQLVNQYLKEVGGRS is encoded by the coding sequence GTGGAAATTGTTTGGACAAATATCATTTTCTCAATTGCAGCATTTGGGATTCTATATTTTGCGCTTAATAAATTTGCGTTCAGTAAGCTGTTTGCGGTAATGGAAACACGCCGTGAGTTAGTTATGCAGCAATTGGACGAAGCCGCAAAGACCAGAGAACAGGCGGTCGCCTACGTAGAGGAGCAGAAAAAGGCTCTGAATAGTGCACGTCAAGAAGCTCAGTCCATAATTCAACAATCCCAGATTACCAGCAATCAGCAGGTAGACCGGATTCTAGAACAGGCCAAAGCGGATGCATCTCGCGTTAAAGATGAAGCCGTACGTGATATTGAGAACGAGAAGACCAAAGCCGTTGAAGCGCTTCGCAGCGAAATCGGCATAGCTTCAGTACGCATTGCATCGAAGCTCCTTCAAAAAGAAGTTAGTGTGAACGCTGAACAAGAGCAGCTTGTGAACCAATACCTCAAAGAGGTGGGAGGCAGATCATGA
- a CDS encoding F0F1 ATP synthase subunit delta: MSRNTVIAKRYAKALYSAAVEQGITLEVEEQLKAIVETLHLDAEVKRFIIAPRISQSDKLAVLRTVLQDKLSPMVMNTVELLVERGRTDIFPDLLATYIKIEGDALGIGDATVYSTYELSETEQAAVAAEFGQLVNRTIRVTNVVDKSLLGGLKVYIGDTLYDGSLSGKLERLEKSFNDKHRR; the protein is encoded by the coding sequence ATGAGCCGGAATACGGTAATTGCCAAACGCTACGCCAAGGCATTGTACTCAGCAGCAGTGGAACAGGGAATTACGCTTGAAGTAGAAGAGCAGCTTAAGGCAATTGTCGAAACGCTGCATCTTGATGCCGAGGTAAAACGGTTCATTATCGCCCCGCGCATATCCCAGTCCGATAAACTGGCTGTGCTGCGAACAGTCCTTCAAGACAAGCTTTCTCCAATGGTGATGAACACAGTGGAGCTTCTTGTAGAGCGGGGCAGAACCGATATTTTTCCAGATCTGCTAGCCACGTATATCAAAATTGAGGGTGACGCTCTCGGCATTGGTGATGCGACAGTATACTCTACCTACGAGCTAAGCGAAACAGAACAAGCGGCAGTAGCTGCAGAATTTGGGCAATTGGTAAACCGTACAATTCGTGTCACGAATGTGGTTGACAAGAGCCTTCTGGGTGGACTAAAAGTCTATATTGGCGACACGCTATATGACGGCAGTCTGTCCGGTAAATTGGAACGTCTCGAGAAATCCTTTAATGATAAGCATAGAAGATAG
- the atpA gene encoding F0F1 ATP synthase subunit alpha, producing the protein MGIRPEEISTLIKSQIEQYKADIEVAEIGTVIQVGDGIARVYGLENAMSGELLEFSNGVVGMALNLEESNVGVVILGEYTEIREGDQVKRTGKIMQVPVGEAMLGRVVNALGQPLDGKGPIDTTEFRPVESNAPGVIDRKSVHEPMQTGLKAIDAMVPIGRGQRELIIGDRQTGKTAIAIDAIINQKGNGMKCIYVAIGQKQSTVAQVVETLRRHGALEYTIVVTASASEPSPLLFLAPYAGCAMGEYFMYKGEHVLIIYDDLSKQASAYRELSLLLRRPPGREAFPGDVFYLHSRLLERAAKLSDALGGGSLTALPFIETQASDVSAYIPTNVISITDGQIFLESDLFYSGQRPAINVGISVSRVGGSAQIKAMKKVAGSLRLDLAQYRELQAFSQFGSDLDKSTQARLNRGARMMEILKQGVNQPLSVEHQVVSLYTAVKGHLDDIPVKDVRRFEKEFLAFVESSASEVFQSITDTKDLTADNETALKAAIEKFKRGFATS; encoded by the coding sequence TTGGGCATCAGACCTGAAGAGATCAGCACTTTGATCAAAAGTCAAATTGAGCAATATAAAGCCGATATCGAAGTTGCCGAAATCGGCACCGTCATTCAAGTCGGCGACGGTATCGCCCGTGTCTACGGATTGGAAAATGCAATGTCCGGCGAGCTGCTGGAGTTCTCTAATGGCGTAGTGGGTATGGCACTCAACCTGGAAGAAAGCAACGTTGGTGTTGTTATTCTGGGTGAGTACACGGAAATTCGTGAAGGCGACCAAGTGAAGCGCACGGGCAAGATTATGCAGGTTCCAGTGGGTGAGGCCATGCTGGGTCGTGTTGTTAATGCATTGGGACAGCCACTTGACGGCAAAGGTCCAATCGATACCACTGAATTCCGTCCGGTAGAGAGTAATGCACCAGGTGTTATCGACCGTAAATCAGTTCATGAGCCTATGCAAACAGGACTTAAAGCGATCGATGCCATGGTGCCAATCGGACGCGGACAGCGCGAATTGATTATCGGTGACCGTCAAACGGGTAAAACAGCGATTGCTATCGATGCGATCATTAACCAAAAGGGCAACGGCATGAAATGTATCTACGTTGCGATTGGTCAAAAACAATCCACAGTAGCACAGGTTGTAGAAACCCTCCGTCGTCATGGCGCTTTGGAATATACAATTGTTGTCACTGCATCAGCATCCGAGCCGTCTCCACTGTTGTTCCTTGCTCCATACGCAGGCTGCGCAATGGGCGAGTACTTCATGTACAAAGGCGAGCACGTCTTGATCATTTATGATGACCTTTCGAAGCAAGCATCTGCATACCGCGAATTGTCCTTGCTGCTTCGTCGTCCACCGGGTCGTGAAGCGTTCCCTGGTGACGTCTTCTACTTGCACTCCCGTCTTTTGGAGCGTGCCGCTAAGCTTAGTGATGCCCTTGGTGGTGGTTCATTAACCGCTCTACCATTCATCGAAACACAAGCCTCTGACGTATCGGCTTACATTCCAACAAACGTAATCTCGATTACAGATGGACAAATATTCCTTGAATCCGACCTTTTCTACTCCGGTCAACGTCCTGCGATTAACGTAGGTATCTCCGTATCGCGTGTAGGTGGCTCGGCGCAGATTAAAGCTATGAAGAAGGTTGCCGGCTCCCTCCGTTTGGATCTTGCCCAATACCGTGAGCTTCAGGCATTCTCCCAGTTTGGATCTGATCTCGATAAATCTACGCAGGCCCGTCTTAACCGCGGTGCTCGTATGATGGAGATTCTGAAGCAAGGCGTTAACCAACCGTTGTCTGTTGAGCATCAAGTAGTCAGCTTGTACACTGCGGTTAAAGGACATTTGGATGATATCCCTGTGAAAGATGTAAGACGCTTCGAAAAGGAATTTCTGGCGTTTGTTGAAAGCAGCGCATCTGAAGTTTTCCAATCGATCACAGATACAAAGGATTTAACAGCTGATAACGAAACTGCACTGAAAGCCGCCATTGAGAAGTTTAAAAGAGGCTTTGCTACTAGCTAA
- the atpG gene encoding ATP synthase F1 subunit gamma — MARSMRDIKRQIKSVQNTRQITKAMEMVAASKLRKAQEKAEAARPYSLKLKEVVSNIAAGSVDGIEHPMLVSRPVKKTAYLLVTSDRGLAGGYNANILRKVTMLIAERHTSKDEYALFVIGRKGRDFLRRREYPIVEEITELSDTPKFADIKSIAYSAVQQFEEGVYDELYICYNRFVNAITQEPTVDRLLPMDGVGKAKSHEANANYEYEPSPQGVLDVLLPKYAETLIYSAILDGKASELGAKMTAMGSATKNASKMIGELTLTYNRARQAAITQEITEIVAGANAQS, encoded by the coding sequence ATGGCAAGAAGCATGCGTGATATTAAACGTCAAATCAAGAGCGTTCAAAACACCAGACAGATCACAAAAGCGATGGAGATGGTAGCTGCCTCTAAGTTGAGAAAGGCGCAGGAGAAAGCAGAAGCCGCCCGCCCTTACTCATTAAAGCTTAAAGAAGTGGTATCAAATATTGCTGCTGGTTCAGTTGATGGCATCGAGCATCCCATGTTGGTTAGTAGACCTGTGAAAAAGACAGCTTATCTGCTCGTAACCTCGGATAGAGGACTTGCGGGTGGTTACAATGCTAATATTTTACGCAAAGTGACCATGCTTATCGCAGAACGGCACACATCGAAGGATGAGTATGCGTTGTTCGTTATCGGTCGTAAGGGCCGTGACTTTTTACGTCGCCGTGAATACCCGATTGTAGAGGAAATCACCGAGCTTTCCGACACACCAAAGTTTGCTGACATTAAGTCGATTGCCTACTCTGCGGTACAGCAGTTCGAAGAAGGCGTATACGATGAGTTGTACATCTGTTACAACCGCTTCGTTAATGCGATTACCCAAGAGCCGACGGTTGATAGACTATTGCCGATGGACGGAGTTGGAAAAGCGAAGTCACATGAAGCAAATGCAAACTACGAATACGAGCCTTCACCGCAAGGTGTATTGGATGTACTTCTTCCAAAGTACGCCGAAACTTTAATCTACAGTGCAATTCTGGACGGAAAAGCCAGTGAACTGGGTGCGAAGATGACGGCGATGGGTAGTGCAACGAAGAATGCGTCCAAAATGATCGGAGAACTTACACTTACGTATAACCGTGCTCGTCAGGCGGCAATTACGCAGGAAATTACCGAGATCGTGGCCGGAGCTAACGCGCAGTCTTGA